One Cryptomeria japonica chromosome 9, Sugi_1.0, whole genome shotgun sequence genomic window carries:
- the LOC131038861 gene encoding cucumisin-like, which translates to MAVRFLKWKFLGEDPDNHDREDEFRDLARLNGFLSLKVEHEGSPVSVSGDGSDASQVGGGHGHSVPMVEAGVVHVEGVVLNRTKHPGNKLFSLLSVFVYDDVALHARLYVAYMGSTPSKGYGNSLKAAIPMYLGMLKSVHGSDEEAKISLRHSYGKSFRGFAAMLSQSHAQKLSDMHGVVSVFESKKLHLLTTRSWDFIGFPASAQTYHLDYQSDIIIGVLDTGIWPESESFSDAGLGPVSPKWRGGCNTTSGFPACNRKLVGAKFYRSSSKRPDPTEYISPRDGNGHGTHTSSTAAGNFIKNASLYGLAPGESRGGVPGARVAAYKICWDYGCEDADLLAAFDDAIYDGVDIISLSVGPDKVLPYFQDSIAIGAFHAMKRGILVSNSAGNSGPGIPSVINNSPWSLTVAASTIDRKMETQILLGNKIHITGIAVNTYTMEKWYPLIYGGDVANVSGGFNSSQSSSPVAKIQKTDNAKAFAPIVASFSSRGYNPITLDILKPDITAPGVDILASWSKNVSLTGFPEDTRFSNFNIISGTSMSCPHASGAAGFVKSYHQDWSPAAIKSALMTTALVLDPKLPGNGDAELGYGAGQINPMKAIDPGLVYDAGVNDYINMLCMDEAYNDTTLRLVTGDYSSCANITLVKNGARELNYPSIMVFTAPRRSFQAEFPRTVTNVGVAKSTYNAIVTPPSGIKVTVKPKKLSFSSLNQKLSYTVRVEGASLVNNTLLSGALIWSYGKYAVRSPISVFAHSV; encoded by the exons ATGGCAGTTAGGTTCCTCAAATGGAAATTTCTGGGTGAAGATCCTGACAACCATGACAGGGAGGATGAATTTAGAGATTTGGCCAGGTTAAATGGTTTTCTCTCGCTAAAAGTTGAGCATGAAGGGTCACCTGTAAGTGTAAGTGGAGATGGTAGTGATGCTTCCCAAGTGGGTGGGGGTCATGGGCACTCGGTGCCTATGGTAGAAGCAGGGGTCGTCCACGTGGAAGGGGTTGTGCTCAATAGGACTAAGCA CCCCGGGAACAAACTATTTTCTCTTCTCAGCGTTTTTGTTTATGATGATGTTGCACTGCATGCCCGG ctttatgtagcctacatggGCTCTACTCCGTCAAAAGGCTATGGGAACTCCCTCAAAGCAGCTATTCCTATGTACCTTGGAATGCTAAAATCTGTACACGGAAG TGACGAGGAAGCTAAGATATCTTTGAGGCATAGTTATGGTAAGAGTTTTCGTGGGTTTGCAGCTATGCTTTCTCAATCTCATGCCCAAAAACTATCAG ATATGCATGGTGTGGTTTCGGTGTTTGAGAGCAAGAAGCTGCATCTCTTGACTACTAGATCGTGGGATTTCATCGGTTTCCCTGCATCTGCTCAAACATATCATTTAGATTATCAGAGCGACATCATCATTGGTGTTCTGGACACTG GAATATGGCCAGAATCAGAGAGTTTTAGCGACGCAGGATTAGGTCCTGTTTCCCCCAAATGGAGGGGTGGCTGCAACACAACATCTGGTTTTCCTGCCTGCAACAG GAAACTTGTAGGGGCAAAGTTCTATCGTAGCTCCAGCAAACGACCAGATCCCACGGAATACATATCTCCAAGAGATGGAAACGGCCATGGAACACACACCTCCTCTACAGCTGCTGGAAATTTTATTAAAAATGCAAGCCTTTATGGTCTTGCTCCAGGGGAAAGTCGAGGTGGAGTCCCTGGTGCAAGGGTTGCTGCATACAAGATTTGTTGGGATTATGGTTGTGAGGATGCAGATCTTCTTGCAGCCTTTGATGATGCTATCTATGATGGCGTCGACATTATTTCTTTGTCAGTTGGACCGGACAAAGTTTTGCCCTACTTTCAAGATTCCATTGCCATTGGAGCATTTCATGCAATGAAGAGGGGAATTCTGGTATCTAATTCTGCTGGAAATAGTGGACCTGGTATACCATCTGTTATAAATAATTCTCCTTGGTCTCTAACCGTGGCAGCAAGTACCATTGATCGCAAGATGGAGACTCAAATTCTTCTCGGAAACAAGATTCACATAACG GGGATTGCTGTAAACACATACACGATGGAGAAATGGTATCCTTTGATATATGGAGGGGATGTTGCTAATGTTTCTGGGGGTTTCAATTCATCTCAATCCAG CTCTCCggttgcaaaaattcaaaaaactgaTAATGCCAAAGCATTTGCACCAATAGTGGCTTCATTCTCATCTCGAGGTTACAATCCAATCACGTTGGATATTCTCAAG CCAGATATCACTGCACCAGGTGTGGACATCTTGGCGTCTTGGTCCAAAAATGTATCGCTGACTGGCTTTCCAGAAGACACAAGgttttcaaattttaatataatttcagGAACATCTATGTCTTGCCCTCACGCTTCAGGAGCTGCAGGGTTTGTTAAATCTTATCATCAGGATTGGTCCCCTGCCGCTATTAAATCAGCTCTTATGACTACAG CATTAGTATTGGATCCAAAGTTGCCAGGGAATGGTGATGCAGAACTTGGTTATGGGGCTGGGCAGATCAATCCAATGAAGGCAATCGATCCAGGGCTTGTTTATGATGCAGGTGTAAATGATTACATCAATATGCTTTGTATGGACGAAGCATACAATGATACCACTTTGCGTTTGGTGACAGGAGACTATAGCAGTTGTGCTAATATAACACTAGTTAAAAATGGAGCACGAGAGCTAAACTATCCTTCAATAATGGTTTTTACTGCTCCAAGAAGATCATTTCAAGCTGAATTCCCGAGAACTGTTACAAATGTAGGAGTTGCAAAAAGTACATACAATGCTATTGTTACTCCACCTTCAGGAATCAAAGTGACAGTGAAACCAAAGAAATTATCATTTTCATCATTAAACCAAAAGTTGTCGTATACTGTTAGAGTTGAAGGTGCATCCCTAGTTAACAACACATTGCTTTCGGGTGCCTTAATATGGAGTTATGGGAAATACGCTGTGAGAAGCCCAATAAGTGTGTTTGCTCACTCAGTGTAG